From a region of the Methyloceanibacter stevinii genome:
- the moaE gene encoding molybdopterin synthase catalytic subunit MoaE: protein MIRVQEGDFNIGEEIEALRKGSSGKVRTDIGAIVTFTGTVRDALREGAGEISAMTLEHYPGMTEKELARIEEEARSRWPLQASLIVHRVGTLLPGDNIVLVVTASAHREAAFEAARFLMDYLKTSAPFWKRETGPQGEHWVEAKDTDDQAAARWREE, encoded by the coding sequence GTGATCCGCGTCCAAGAGGGCGACTTCAATATCGGCGAAGAGATCGAGGCGCTGCGCAAAGGCTCCTCGGGCAAAGTCCGAACCGACATCGGCGCCATCGTCACCTTCACCGGCACCGTGCGCGACGCGCTTCGCGAGGGCGCGGGCGAAATCTCCGCCATGACCCTCGAGCACTATCCCGGCATGACCGAGAAGGAGCTCGCGCGCATAGAAGAAGAAGCGAGATCGCGCTGGCCGCTGCAAGCCTCGCTGATCGTCCACCGCGTGGGCACGCTCCTGCCCGGCGACAACATCGTGCTCGTCGTCACCGCCTCGGCCCATCGCGAAGCGGCCTTCGAAGCGGCGCGCTTCCTCATGGACTATCTCAAGACCTCCGCGCCGTTCTGGAAACGCGAGACGGGCCCGCAAGGCGAGCACTGGGTCGAAGCGAAAGACACGGACGACCAAGCCGCTGCACGGTGGCGGGAGGAGTAG
- a CDS encoding Imm1 family immunity protein, protein MKKTTYFNSEDVKGWPRPEELRPFFFAPPGREWFNSTGNDGALLTGEGLYGTDNEDHLAGKRVDLDLYLYGMPGLGVLLIYHKHGGGYQEEYTSVGDMSRLKEWVENLHQTKLPIGLFIPFPRAYDAVKEFIETDGELPKCIEWVANKDLPYGTFPDPAVELEERFGKD, encoded by the coding sequence ATGAAAAAAACGACATACTTCAACTCGGAGGACGTGAAGGGCTGGCCAAGGCCAGAGGAACTGAGGCCTTTTTTCTTCGCACCGCCAGGACGAGAGTGGTTCAACAGTACCGGCAACGACGGCGCGCTGCTCACTGGAGAAGGACTCTACGGCACCGACAATGAAGATCATCTTGCCGGGAAGCGGGTCGACCTCGATTTATATCTGTACGGCATGCCTGGCCTTGGTGTTCTGCTCATCTACCATAAGCACGGAGGCGGCTATCAGGAGGAGTATACGTCCGTCGGCGACATGAGCCGCCTGAAAGAGTGGGTAGAAAACCTCCATCAGACGAAGCTGCCCATCGGTCTCTTTATCCCCTTCCCTCGCGCCTATGACGCGGTGAAGGAATTCATCGAGACGGACGGAGAGCTTCCCAAATGCATCGAGTGGGTGGCCAATAAGGACTTACCCTATGGCACCTTCCCGGATCCGGCGGTGGAACTAGAAGAACGCTTCGGCAAAGACTAG
- the gcvA gene encoding transcriptional regulator GcvA gives MVAHVPIPSLAGLRAFEAVARLRSFRRAAEELSVTTSAVSHQVRGLEEALSTQLFERGSHGVTVTSAGQRFLPEVQAVMDRLSLAIADLHERKPNAPLTISMLPTFAVRWMIPRVADLKRKHPEIEVRLDASMEAASFTGSDVDLAIRYGQGNWPGLHCEPLIAERLIPVCSPALLEGPRPLKEPADLAHHVLLRNDAHPEDWPLWLKAARLKGIDLARGPRFGYSELLLRAASEGLGVAVARQHLVEAELEAGSLVAPFDITHEVGIRYWLVCPPRALDDPRVATFRKWLLAEAGLNQGGGGGGDVPRVLVFAEAFF, from the coding sequence ATGGTTGCGCACGTTCCGATACCGTCTCTGGCGGGGCTCCGGGCCTTCGAGGCCGTGGCGCGGCTCAGGAGCTTCCGCCGCGCGGCGGAAGAGTTGTCGGTGACCACGTCGGCGGTGAGCCACCAGGTGCGCGGCCTGGAAGAGGCGTTGAGCACCCAGCTCTTCGAGCGCGGGTCCCATGGCGTGACGGTCACCAGCGCCGGGCAGCGATTCCTCCCCGAGGTTCAGGCGGTCATGGACCGGCTCTCGCTCGCCATCGCCGATCTGCATGAGCGGAAGCCCAACGCGCCGCTGACGATCAGTATGCTGCCGACATTCGCGGTGCGCTGGATGATCCCGCGCGTCGCCGATCTCAAGCGCAAGCACCCCGAGATCGAGGTGCGGCTCGACGCGAGCATGGAGGCGGCGAGCTTCACGGGATCGGACGTGGATCTGGCCATCCGCTACGGGCAGGGGAATTGGCCGGGGCTTCATTGCGAACCGCTGATCGCCGAGCGGCTGATCCCGGTTTGCAGCCCCGCGCTGTTGGAGGGGCCGCGCCCGCTGAAAGAGCCGGCCGATCTCGCCCATCATGTTCTGCTGCGCAACGATGCCCATCCGGAAGACTGGCCGCTCTGGCTGAAGGCCGCGCGGCTCAAAGGCATCGATCTCGCTCGCGGGCCGCGCTTCGGCTATTCGGAGCTGCTGCTGCGCGCCGCGTCCGAAGGCCTCGGCGTCGCCGTCGCGCGGCAGCATCTGGTGGAGGCGGAACTCGAGGCCGGCAGCCTCGTCGCGCCGTTCGACATCACTCATGAAGTCGGGATCCGGTATTGGCTGGTTTGCCCGCCGCGCGCGCTGGACGATCCGCGCGTCGCGACGTTTCGCAAATGGCTGCTGGCCGAGGCAGGGCTGAACCAAGGGGGCGGCGGGGGCGGCGATGTCCCCCGAGTGCTAGTCTTTGCCGAAGCGTTCTTCTAG
- the moaD gene encoding molybdopterin converting factor subunit 1 has translation MTRLLYFAWVKEKTGIASEDVELPESAGTVADVIAWLKTRGPEFENAFAQEETIRAAVDQTHARADASIAGAREIAFFPPVTGG, from the coding sequence ATGACACGCCTCCTCTACTTCGCCTGGGTGAAGGAAAAGACCGGCATCGCGTCCGAAGACGTGGAGCTGCCGGAAAGCGCCGGCACGGTCGCCGACGTCATCGCCTGGCTGAAGACACGCGGGCCCGAGTTCGAGAATGCCTTCGCGCAAGAAGAGACGATCCGCGCCGCCGTCGATCAGACCCATGCGCGCGCCGACGCCTCCATCGCGGGGGCACGCGAGATCGCCTTCTTCCCGCCCGTCACGGGCGGCTAG
- the bluB gene encoding 5,6-dimethylbenzimidazole synthase gives MKAFGEQFQQRSTREPDKSDPNTREPVPRFDGAFRARLYDLLRWRRDVRRFKRDPLPDGTIDRLLGLACLAPSVGLSEPWRFVLVEDPARRAAIRANFEACNAEALSMQSPDRAALYARLKLQGMDEAPVQIAVYADRETVQGYGLGRMTMPETIDYSVVTAVHTFWLAARAEGIGVGWVSIIDPAGVTAALDVPEDWIFIGYLCVGYPQAEDDTPTLQRAGWEHRHATDDVILRR, from the coding sequence ATGAAAGCGTTTGGCGAACAATTCCAGCAGCGCAGCACGAGAGAGCCCGACAAGAGCGATCCCAACACGCGTGAGCCCGTGCCCCGGTTCGACGGAGCCTTCCGCGCGCGGCTCTACGATCTCTTACGCTGGCGGCGGGACGTGCGGCGCTTCAAGCGCGACCCGCTCCCCGACGGCACGATCGACCGGCTGCTGGGTCTCGCGTGTCTCGCGCCTTCCGTCGGCCTCAGCGAGCCGTGGCGCTTCGTGCTGGTGGAGGATCCAGCGCGCCGCGCCGCGATCCGGGCGAATTTCGAGGCCTGCAACGCCGAGGCGCTGTCCATGCAATCGCCGGATAGGGCGGCGCTCTATGCGCGCCTGAAGCTGCAAGGCATGGACGAGGCGCCGGTGCAGATCGCGGTCTATGCGGACCGCGAGACGGTGCAGGGCTACGGGCTCGGCCGCATGACCATGCCCGAGACCATCGACTACTCGGTAGTGACGGCGGTGCACACGTTCTGGCTCGCCGCGCGGGCCGAAGGCATCGGCGTCGGCTGGGTGTCGATCATCGACCCGGCGGGCGTCACGGCGGCGCTCGACGTGCCGGAAGACTGGATCTTCATCGGCTATCTCTGCGTGGGCTATCCGCAAGCCGAAGACGACACGCCCACGCTGCAGCGCGCGGGCTGGGAACACCGCCACGCGACCGACGACGTGATCCTGCGGCGCTAG
- a CDS encoding type 1 glutamine amidotransferase, giving the protein MKPIRIFRHEDWIHPGRLTQFLNAESVPWELVRIDQGDPVPQTIDDVAGLAFLGGTMSVNDEFPWLLDEMALIRKAAAQDVPMLGHCMGSQLIAKALGGSVAPMPDKEIGWWQVTKCGNPVAREWLADTPDPVEILIWHHEAFTLPPGAAPLYSSPFCAEQAYAFGNTVATVAHPEVTPELLESWLDLYGYDIEPTVPSVQSIEQIREALAKRCVAMHAAFTDRIYEKWLARIVAYAQAREHSAA; this is encoded by the coding sequence ATGAAGCCCATCCGCATTTTTCGCCACGAAGACTGGATTCATCCCGGCCGTCTCACGCAGTTCCTCAACGCCGAATCTGTTCCCTGGGAATTGGTGCGGATCGACCAGGGCGATCCCGTCCCGCAGACCATCGACGACGTGGCGGGCCTCGCCTTTCTCGGCGGCACCATGAGCGTCAACGACGAATTCCCCTGGCTGCTCGACGAGATGGCGCTGATCCGCAAGGCCGCGGCCCAGGACGTGCCGATGCTGGGCCATTGCATGGGCAGCCAGCTCATCGCCAAGGCGCTGGGCGGCTCCGTGGCGCCCATGCCGGATAAGGAAATCGGCTGGTGGCAGGTGACGAAGTGCGGCAACCCGGTGGCGCGGGAGTGGCTCGCCGATACGCCCGATCCGGTCGAGATCCTCATCTGGCACCACGAGGCCTTCACCCTGCCGCCCGGCGCGGCGCCGCTCTATTCGAGCCCGTTCTGTGCCGAACAGGCCTATGCGTTCGGCAACACGGTGGCGACGGTCGCCCATCCGGAGGTCACACCCGAACTGCTCGAGAGCTGGCTGGACCTCTACGGCTACGACATCGAGCCCACGGTCCCGAGCGTGCAATCCATCGAACAGATTCGCGAAGCCCTGGCCAAGCGTTGCGTGGCGATGCATGCAGCCTTCACGGACCGGATCTACGAAAAGTGGCTGGCGCGGATCGTGGCCTATGCACAGGCCCGAGAACACTCCGCCGCGTAG